Proteins found in one Etheostoma spectabile isolate EspeVRDwgs_2016 chromosome 14, UIUC_Espe_1.0, whole genome shotgun sequence genomic segment:
- the LOC116702000 gene encoding LOW QUALITY PROTEIN: sodium-dependent neutral amino acid transporter B(0)AT3-like (The sequence of the model RefSeq protein was modified relative to this genomic sequence to represent the inferred CDS: inserted 3 bases in 2 codons): MALVACSLIAAEIINHLKPTLRMGQTKDSGVQERPKWDNKVQYLLTCIGFAVGLGNVWRFPYLCQIYGGGAFLIPYLIALVFEGLPLLYLELAIGQKLRMGSIGVWNSISPLLGGVGIASMSVSFLVGIFYNTILAWIRALTLPGATDGLVYLFTPDWEILKNPQVWLDASTQXXXXLSVAFGGLIAFSSYNEERNNCERDAVLVGVINSATSLYASIPIFAILGFKATTAYNSCIEGNILALTNYFEFSDQNITVENYDHWLQYLNGTSPGEVASLDLTQCDLQTFLDQSASGTGLAFIVFTEAVIEMPAQISAILFLXMLFSLGLSSMLATXRGVLTPINDLKLVPKWMPKELVTAIICLVAFLTALIF, from the exons CTGAGGATGGGCCAAACGAAAGACTCCGGAGTGCAGGAGAGACCCAAATGGGACAACAAGGTCCAGTACCTGTTAACATGTATTGGCTTTGCAGTGGGACTTGGAAACGTCTGGCGTTTTCCTTACCTGTGCCAAATCTATGGAGGAG gtgcattcctCATCCCCTACCTGATAGCGCTGGTGTTTGAGGGCCTCCCCCTGCTCTACCTGGAGCTGGCTATAGGACAGAAGCTCCGCATGGGCAGCATCGGTGTCTGGAACTCCATCTCACCACTACTGGGTGGAGTCG GAATTGCCTCCATGTCGGTGTCATTCCTGGTAGGCATTTTCTACAACACCATCCTGGCCTGG ATCCGTGCCCTCACTCTGCCCGGAGCGACTGATGGACTGGTGTACCTCTTCACTCCTGAT TGGGAGATACTGAAGAACCCTCAGGTGTGGCTGGACGCTTCCACCCAGATNNNNNNNNNNCTCTCTGTGGCCTTTGGAGGTCTCATAGCTTTCTCCAGCTACAACGAAGAGAG AAACAACTGTGAGAGGGATGCTGTTCTAGTAGGAGTAATAAATAGTGCCACATCTCTCTACGCCTCCATTCCCATCTTCGCCATCCTGGGATTTAAAGCCACCACTGCTTACAACTCCTGTATTGAGgg AAACATCTTGGCTCTTACCAACTACTTTGAGTTTTCAGACCAGAACATAACTGTAGAGAACTATGATCACTGGCTCCAGTATTTAAATGGAACATCTCCAGGTGAGGTGGCCAGTCTGGACCTGACGCAGTGTGACCTGCAAACGTTTCTTGATCAG AGCGCGTCAGGTACTGGCCTGGCTTTTATTGTGTTCACCGAAGCAGTGATAGAGATGCCAGCGCAGATATCGGCAATACTGTTCT TCATGCTCTTCAGCTTGGGTCTCTCCTCCATGTTGGCAAC TAGAGGAGTCCTCACGCCCATCAACGACCTCAAACTAGTGCCTAAGTGGATGCCAAAAGAACTCGTAACAG CGATCATCTGCTTGGTAGCCTTCTTGACGGCTCTCATCTTC
- the LOC116702213 gene encoding sodium-dependent neutral amino acid transporter B(0)AT1-like, with translation MVISPLMLLVVLIAYVVVQAQTHPSYPTWNPAYELFPQTEVKPYPDWVFAIIILLCVLPVISIPLVALYKLICCRIRKSSARTDLNSYCNDGFEVDTREQKNQRA, from the exons ATGGTGATCAGTCCTTTAATGCTCCTGGTGGTGCTGATTGCCTATGTGGTCGTCCAGGCCCAGACACACCCATCCTATCCCACATGGAACCCAGCCTAT GAACTATTCCCCCAAACTGAAGTGAAGCCCTATCCAGACTGGGTGTTTGCTATAATCATCCTGCTCTGTGTCCTACCTGTGATCTCCATCCCTCTGGTGGCCCTCTACAAACTGATCTGCTGTAGAATCAGGAAGTCCTCTGCTCGCACAGACCTAAATTCCTACTGCAACGACGGCTTTGAGGTTGACACACGGGAACAGAAGAACCAGAGAGCTTAA